The nucleotide sequence TAACTTTGATCAGGAAATAAGTAGTCAAACTCTTTTGAAGAAGTAAATATATCTGTTTAAAAATAATATGCCACGAAGACACAAAGCCACTAAGTTTAGCACAAAACTCCTGCGTGTTTTCTTTGTGCCTTTGCGCCTTGGTGGTGAGCTATTTAAACTGTTCTTGCTACTTGTACTTTTCTTTTCCTCCTGCCAAAACCAACAAACGAAATCCAAATCAAAAACTGATTTAATTATCTTCCATGCAGGAAGCTTATCAGTTCCATTTCTTGAATTGGAAAAGGAGTTTGAAAGGCTTCATCCTGACATCGATGTGGTTAGAGAAGCAGCTGGCAGCATTCGATGTGCTCGAAAGATTACTGACTTACAAAGAGATTGCGATATTATTGCCTCAGCAGATTATAAAGTTATTGAAGACTTCCTGATTCCAAAATATGCCGATTCGGTCATTCATTTTGCCACCAACGAAATGGTGATTGTTTTTCATGAGAAATCCAGGTTCGCGTCAAAAATTACTGCAAACAATTGGTATGAAGTATTACAAGATGAACAGGTGAAATTTGGACGCTCTGATCCAAACTCTGATCCATGTGGCTACCGAACTATATTGTGTATGAAGCTTGCTGAAAAATATTACCTAGATTCAGGAATAACAGAAAAATTAATAGATAAAGACAGCCGTTATATCCGCCCAAAAGCATCTGATTTAATAGCCTTACTGGAAATTGGCGAATTGGACTATGTATTTGAGTATAAATCGATAGCTGAACAATTTGGATTTCCATACCTTGAACTTGCCGATTCTATTAATTTGAGCAATCCAGATTTAAATAAATTCTATAATACTGTAAGTATAGAAATAAATGGAAAGAAGCCCGGAGAACTAATTACCCAAGTTGGAAAAGCCATGATTTATGGAATTTCTACTCTTAAAAACTCTACGAACCTAAGTGCTGCTCAACTGTTTCTTGACTTTCTATTTTCTGAAAGCGGACAAGCAATAATAGAGAAGAACGGGCAAAAGTTTATTGATTTTGATTAGATGAGACTTTCCTTAAAAAGCATTAAAAACACTTTATCTTTGCATCTGATTTATCAACCTAACTGGTTGATAAAAACCTGTTAGG is from Bacteroidota bacterium and encodes:
- a CDS encoding solute-binding protein; the encoded protein is MPRRHKATKFSTKLLRVFFVPLRLGGELFKLFLLLVLFFSSCQNQQTKSKSKTDLIIFHAGSLSVPFLELEKEFERLHPDIDVVREAAGSIRCARKITDLQRDCDIIASADYKVIEDFLIPKYADSVIHFATNEMVIVFHEKSRFASKITANNWYEVLQDEQVKFGRSDPNSDPCGYRTILCMKLAEKYYLDSGITEKLIDKDSRYIRPKASDLIALLEIGELDYVFEYKSIAEQFGFPYLELADSINLSNPDLNKFYNTVSIEINGKKPGELITQVGKAMIYGISTLKNSTNLSAAQLFLDFLFSESGQAIIEKNGQKFIDFD